A DNA window from Mycoplasmopsis pullorum contains the following coding sequences:
- the pepF gene encoding oligoendopeptidase F — translation MKEIKEYDRYQDIPQKYRWKLDDILENKTFDEWLAEYEKLVRARIEIKDSKYDSIESYLEDVKLDEQATIIAFKLHNYSSNWRNTNVTDTQANTAVQKFTTLYSQLKSELGSEENRFFVHIDKMKQWKDDPRLKDYKRDMEDLIDSYEHKLSDDVENYLIKTSIGNPNPHNVFAILTNSELDFGVITTSKNKKIKLTPVNRSKLLKSNDEAVRKGAYKNYISAFAKHKNTLAELLYQHFKKQQVEAKVRKYNSTVEFLTHSDRVSDEILQKLYEQVSNRKSVFKKFNKYHKIFYKQRFKSTMHDWDATRDLVNVKTEYSIEEAKDLVTKALEPFGDEYINQIKKALTQNWVDFMSAKGKRSGAYSIGSSYGIEKKYILMNFNGTLKSVSTLAHELGHSMHSYYSDTRQSLNLSQYPIFLAEIASVFNELMLFDYLLKNSHDDKLKFTILTDVINGFIGTVMRQVEWSNYEYNLFAAIEDDQPVNNWSAISKLYFENSKKYSLKSNPKYNEEKTIASVYVPHFYYSFYVYKYAIGQLSANYFFAQYKKHGSAALQSYINNFLSAGSSDYPINILNKVGIDLTSESFYADGFTYVAELIDEWIKLGKKIFKVN, via the coding sequence ATGAAAGAAATCAAGGAATACGACCGGTATCAAGATATTCCGCAAAAGTATCGTTGAAAGCTCGATGATATTCTCGAGAATAAGACTTTTGATGAGTGACTTGCTGAATACGAGAAGCTTGTGCGTGCTCGAATTGAGATTAAAGATTCTAAGTATGACAGTATCGAGAGCTATCTTGAAGATGTCAAATTAGATGAGCAAGCGACAATTATTGCTTTTAAGTTACATAATTACTCCTCAAATTGACGTAACACTAATGTAACTGATACTCAAGCCAATACTGCAGTGCAAAAATTTACAACTCTGTATTCGCAATTAAAATCCGAATTAGGTTCAGAAGAAAATCGTTTCTTTGTTCACATTGATAAAATGAAACAATGAAAAGATGATCCAAGACTGAAAGATTATAAGCGCGATATGGAAGACTTAATTGATTCATATGAACATAAATTAAGTGACGATGTTGAGAATTATTTAATTAAAACCAGCATCGGAAATCCTAATCCGCATAATGTCTTTGCAATCTTGACTAATAGCGAATTGGATTTTGGTGTAATTACTACTTCAAAAAATAAGAAGATTAAATTAACACCAGTAAATCGTTCAAAATTACTCAAAAGTAATGATGAAGCAGTGCGTAAAGGAGCATATAAAAATTACATTAGTGCATTTGCAAAACACAAAAATACATTAGCTGAATTACTTTATCAGCACTTTAAAAAGCAACAAGTTGAAGCTAAAGTTCGTAAATACAATTCAACAGTTGAATTTCTAACTCACTCAGATCGAGTTAGTGATGAAATTCTCCAAAAACTCTATGAGCAAGTTTCAAATCGCAAAAGTGTCTTTAAGAAATTCAACAAGTATCACAAAATCTTTTATAAACAAAGATTCAAAAGTACAATGCATGATTGAGATGCAACACGTGATTTAGTCAATGTTAAAACTGAATATAGTATCGAAGAAGCTAAAGACTTAGTTACTAAAGCACTCGAACCATTTGGTGATGAATACATTAATCAAATCAAAAAGGCATTAACCCAAAACTGAGTTGATTTTATGTCTGCCAAAGGAAAACGTAGTGGAGCATACTCGATTGGAAGCAGTTACGGGATTGAGAAAAAATACATTCTCATGAATTTCAACGGTACACTCAAGAGTGTGTCGACACTAGCACATGAACTTGGGCATTCGATGCATTCATATTATTCTGATACTCGACAAAGTTTAAATCTGAGTCAATATCCGATTTTCTTAGCAGAAATTGCATCGGTATTTAATGAATTAATGTTATTTGATTACTTATTAAAAAACAGTCATGATGACAAATTAAAATTCACGATTTTAACTGATGTAATCAATGGATTTATTGGTACAGTAATGCGACAGGTTGAATGATCTAACTATGAATATAATTTATTTGCTGCTATCGAGGATGATCAACCAGTCAATAACTGAAGTGCAATCAGTAAATTGTATTTTGAAAACTCTAAGAAGTATTCTTTAAAATCAAATCCTAAATATAATGAGGAAAAAACAATAGCAAGTGTGTATGTACCACATTTCTATTACTCATTTTATGTATATAAATACGCGATAGGTCAATTAAGTGCAAACTATTTCTTTGCACAATATAAAAAACACGGAAGTGCTGCACTACAATCATATATTAATAATTTCTTAAGTGCAGGATCTAGCGATTATCCTATTAACATTCTCAATAAAGTCGGAATCGACTTGACCAGCGAATCATTTTACGCTGACGGATTCACTTATGTAGCTGAATTGATTGACGAATGAATTAAATTAGGTAAAAAGATATTTAAGGTAAATTAA
- a CDS encoding ABC transporter permease, giving the protein MTKYIFQRVCFALLTLFVIIVVVYIMTAQFTENPFAKEAMNLGDKQSGGGKIDNERGYQLFRQSVTAHLTPNVNYADHAKDWFSLRVNIFVRLAYWFKDVFNKETPFGLPYNTTILSSVDVKTIPQFFFKYLKYSIIITLPSFIFSAFLGIILGIVAGYKRGSLFDAFINAFSLLFIALPSFVIAPFIISLFLKLGISPKFMNPDDDGNVMVFGWWAIIKSWLPPILILVLGSLSGYITFVRNQVITVLTSNYVLIAKTKGLGTVEIFLKYVLRNISIPLATALIPSYIGLLTGGVVIESYWEIPGTSKVLASSFPNGEVNLIMFNTVFFTFLGLMTTILVDVVYTILDPRIKYSSSSGTNWWQIYKSYSIREKTFKQLTVSQGGQA; this is encoded by the coding sequence ATGACAAAATATATATTTCAAAGAGTTTGTTTCGCTTTACTGACACTTTTTGTAATTATAGTTGTTGTTTATATAATGACAGCTCAGTTTACCGAAAATCCATTCGCTAAAGAAGCGATGAATCTTGGTGACAAGCAATCAGGTGGAGGTAAAATCGATAACGAACGGGGTTATCAGCTGTTTCGACAGTCGGTAACTGCTCACCTAACACCAAATGTTAATTATGCTGATCACGCGAAAGATTGATTTAGCTTGCGTGTTAACATTTTTGTAAGACTTGCATATTGATTTAAAGATGTGTTTAATAAAGAAACACCTTTTGGATTACCTTACAATACTACAATTCTTTCATCGGTGGATGTTAAGACAATTCCACAATTCTTCTTTAAATATCTTAAATACTCAATTATTATTACATTACCATCATTTATTTTCAGTGCATTTCTTGGTATTATTCTTGGAATTGTTGCTGGTTATAAACGAGGTTCATTATTCGATGCTTTCATTAACGCATTCTCTTTATTATTTATCGCATTACCATCATTTGTCATTGCTCCATTTATCATTTCATTATTCTTAAAGCTAGGTATTTCACCTAAATTTATGAATCCTGATGATGATGGTAATGTTATGGTTTTTGGATGATGAGCAATTATTAAATCATGATTACCACCTATTTTAATTCTTGTTTTAGGTAGTTTATCAGGATATATTACATTCGTTAGAAACCAAGTTATTACAGTTTTAACTTCAAACTACGTTTTGATTGCAAAAACCAAAGGACTCGGGACAGTCGAAATTTTCTTGAAGTACGTTTTAAGAAACATTTCAATTCCTCTAGCAACAGCCTTAATTCCATCATACATCGGTCTTCTAACTGGTGGGGTTGTTATTGAAAGTTATTGAGAAATTCCAGGGACATCAAAAGTATTAGCTTCATCATTCCCTAATGGTGAAGTTAACTTAATTATGTTCAACACGGTATTCTTTACCTTCTTAGGTCTAATGACAACTATTTTAGTCGATGTTGTATATACAATTTTAGATCCAAGAATTAAATACTCAAGCTCATCAGGAACAAACTGATGACAAATTTACAAATCTTACTCAATTAGAGAAAAAACATTTAAACAATTAACAGTTTCACAAGGAGGTCAAGCATAA
- the lon gene encoding endopeptidase La, protein MILEYLVLPKKHVSFPGVVYQAPILDDDTYLFERIQKNEVNKLAIIYNDNAQNIFQFGLYVQVLGAEINSDGTKVINFIGLKRLINQAFVRDVSDEELDKIEIEQKTALLESGLTVDDTIRVQVIFDESAPNGDEDFWFNFANPEAINLLQNTLKSFENVGEDYFEKNLMTGKSWKFDEIFDFQAKFGFTKKNLIERKMILNVMLSFLKDIENEFSKIGYFESVNSEPKNMMLTNLARYFTKSLEIESEIQDEINKSLSEHQKEYMLREKMKVIKEKLDDIDGTDEDEYEKIIKGKKTNQMFPESVKKLIRSETKRLSQMMPASPDANLTKTYIENLKALPWRKTEIDFLDIKKVREVLDKYHYGLDEVKERIVEYLAVIINNRKHNPVDESSLIKIDKDYEIDLNLFKEEKESRSKKKQKTLFNNVPILTLVGPPGTGKTSLSNAIAEALNKKFIKISLGGVHDESEIRGHRRTYVGAMPGKIIKGILKAQISNPLILLDEIDKMASDMKGDPASAMLEVLDPEQNSKFQDHYLEHEYDLSKVMFIATANYFEDIPAPLLDRVEIIELSPYTLNEKVKIARDHLLPKVIQQTSLTPKLLQISDETLKFIIKHYTLEAGVRGLKRVLDKLARKIVVKIIDDPKLKSFEVTIDKLDSMLGVIKFKEEEKDDVNAPGVVNGIAYTAAGGSSLEIEVTTYPGKGEIKLTGQLKDVMQESAQIALTYVRANSEKFGVSDFDFENNTIHIHVPEGAVSKDGPSAGVTFTTAIISALSKRSVPSNIGMTGEITLRGKVFEIGGLKEKSFAATQKKLKYIFIPESNVKNLRDIPNEIKSELIYIPVKEYDQIYDVIFNKQKPKYQIETKLDENN, encoded by the coding sequence ATGATATTAGAATATTTAGTTTTACCAAAAAAACACGTATCATTTCCCGGAGTGGTCTATCAGGCTCCGATTTTAGATGATGATACGTATTTGTTTGAAAGGATCCAAAAAAACGAAGTAAATAAATTAGCAATAATTTATAACGATAATGCCCAAAATATTTTTCAATTCGGTCTTTATGTCCAAGTTTTAGGTGCTGAAATTAATAGCGACGGAACAAAAGTTATTAACTTTATCGGATTAAAAAGATTAATTAATCAAGCTTTTGTGCGTGATGTGAGCGACGAAGAGTTAGATAAAATTGAAATTGAGCAAAAAACTGCACTTTTAGAAAGTGGTTTAACTGTTGATGATACTATTAGAGTCCAAGTTATTTTTGACGAATCTGCACCTAACGGTGACGAAGATTTTTGATTTAATTTTGCGAATCCTGAAGCAATCAACTTACTACAAAACACATTAAAAAGTTTTGAAAATGTTGGGGAAGACTACTTTGAAAAGAACTTAATGACAGGTAAAAGTTGAAAATTTGATGAGATTTTCGATTTTCAAGCAAAATTTGGATTTACTAAGAAAAATCTAATCGAAAGAAAAATGATTTTAAACGTAATGCTCTCATTTTTAAAAGACATTGAAAACGAATTTAGCAAAATTGGATATTTTGAATCAGTCAATTCTGAACCAAAAAATATGATGCTAACCAATCTTGCTCGTTATTTCACAAAATCACTTGAAATCGAAAGTGAAATTCAAGACGAAATTAACAAGAGTTTATCAGAACATCAAAAAGAATACATGTTACGCGAAAAAATGAAAGTCATTAAAGAAAAATTAGATGACATTGATGGAACTGATGAAGATGAATACGAAAAAATCATCAAAGGTAAAAAAACTAATCAAATGTTCCCTGAATCAGTTAAAAAATTAATTCGTTCAGAAACAAAAAGATTATCACAAATGATGCCAGCAAGTCCTGATGCTAACTTAACTAAAACTTACATCGAAAACCTAAAAGCGCTTCCTTGAAGAAAAACAGAAATTGATTTTCTGGATATTAAAAAGGTTCGTGAAGTACTTGATAAATACCACTACGGTTTAGATGAAGTTAAAGAAAGAATTGTGGAATACTTAGCTGTTATCATTAACAACCGTAAACACAATCCGGTTGACGAATCTTCATTAATTAAGATTGATAAAGATTATGAAATCGACTTAAACTTATTCAAAGAAGAAAAAGAAAGCAGAAGCAAGAAAAAACAAAAAACATTATTTAACAATGTACCAATTTTAACTTTAGTTGGTCCACCTGGGACAGGTAAAACTTCGCTTTCAAATGCGATTGCCGAAGCATTAAATAAGAAGTTTATTAAAATTTCACTTGGTGGTGTACATGACGAAAGTGAAATCCGGGGTCACCGTCGTACCTATGTTGGTGCTATGCCGGGGAAAATTATTAAAGGAATTTTAAAAGCACAAATTTCGAATCCATTAATCTTACTTGATGAGATTGATAAAATGGCTTCAGATATGAAAGGTGATCCAGCTTCTGCAATGTTGGAAGTATTAGATCCAGAACAAAACTCAAAATTCCAAGATCACTACTTAGAACATGAGTACGATTTATCAAAAGTAATGTTTATTGCAACTGCAAACTACTTTGAAGATATTCCAGCACCTTTATTAGACCGTGTTGAAATTATCGAACTTAGTCCTTATACCTTAAATGAAAAAGTTAAAATCGCTCGTGACCACTTATTACCAAAAGTCATTCAACAAACAAGTTTAACGCCTAAATTACTTCAAATTAGTGATGAAACATTAAAATTCATCATCAAACACTATACTTTAGAAGCTGGTGTTCGTGGTCTTAAACGTGTATTAGACAAACTAGCACGTAAAATTGTTGTAAAAATAATTGATGATCCTAAATTAAAATCATTCGAAGTTACTATTGACAAATTAGATAGCATGTTAGGTGTAATTAAATTTAAAGAAGAAGAAAAAGATGATGTGAATGCCCCTGGGGTAGTTAACGGAATCGCTTACACTGCTGCTGGTGGATCAAGCTTAGAAATCGAAGTAACTACTTATCCAGGTAAAGGTGAAATTAAATTAACTGGACAATTAAAAGATGTTATGCAAGAATCTGCGCAAATTGCTTTAACTTATGTTCGTGCAAATTCTGAAAAATTTGGCGTTTCTGATTTTGACTTCGAAAACAATACAATCCACATCCACGTTCCTGAAGGAGCGGTTTCAAAAGATGGACCAAGTGCTGGAGTTACTTTCACAACTGCTATTATTTCAGCCTTAAGTAAGCGTAGTGTACCATCAAATATTGGTATGACTGGTGAAATTACATTAAGAGGAAAAGTATTTGAAATTGGTGGTCTTAAAGAAAAATCTTTTGCTGCAACTCAGAAAAAATTAAAATACATTTTTATTCCTGAAAGTAATGTTAAAAACTTAAGAGACATACCAAATGAAATCAAATCGGAATTAATTTATATTCCAGTTAAAGAATATGATCAAATTTATGATGTTATTTTCAACAAACAAAAACCAAAGTATCAAATCGAAACTAAGTTAGACGAAAATAATTAA
- a CDS encoding OppA family ABC transporter substrate-binding lipoprotein, with protein sequence MKKAKYLLLGTAGVAVLATSLSAGCNSNTFSTYAENKKMATSINSVYLQGYQIYDSSLSSGGMVDPFTDSTVPFLMNVDYEDKPVYANVNGVTKVQTPTFARYTLDLIDAIILVVNGEEITYDSDVAEITPAADANGYYSKALVFKQSANQKSINHRSFLNNLNQASQMKFRVRQNVKWVDQNGNETKYSVRAKDFYLGYLRTVLSDYNYRMANGGTVEANKIASETTTNTSVNMDNNKAAYSNIYLLDLYDIDKNKLLSEEDSVQTVGDREFYVISSTDVEGHKAAKFKELALKLLTGSADFIPVPSEYITENKENREVIQSQDPKTTKERLEVIRDTFLAASGQAKDAGFYWYGRTMDTTLFAGKYYGRPFDSNILKLQVRLNKHYANQEYANDPRRIEIFERSYRTSAADAAQFQKAQWNQFLAGLTSTIPYTSLDSGNRKIVDNEPEKYGVTYVQVLNKTNATKHSINSPIPLYSASAKYANNDPSFNVAFAKLNYGSSSANPIEDIKKGRFVTDLESSIVGYGSEFRSILSAAINVQYLATKANAPRESIPWNSIFAQDSDWNGRSLSEGFSYASPREAYKELNSYFVTNRQTGERYVLLPNKEKDKDLVAPGDTDATTAGADDALKSAAYAELQNKMTDLLDAFFAEHPEITDQKVVWSDTYRYLNYDGNYEGLLGSVVAAINGLDKKGRISYSIVKPENADAWYKFWLSAKHLNLMGWGYDYDSVGSGIDAISRSHMVWYFAAILNNEEFAAKAEKAYPQLVKAAKAFKAFVETEGKNYKIPVSFSDMTRLTNSIISDIDSAWKYLEVEENGTIHIYNEEADEVETKIEEVKAKIEKATNAFNDAEKAAKIAEKEQLEAKLAELKAKVKARDDENYQDLATITALFWINYTTQFENTKDLLDLLVEINNLLGISYDSDNYASKESFVKTVINPGYAVPSTAGQPFSSYADYKISNLTLETIEAAKNKK encoded by the coding sequence ATGAAAAAAGCTAAATATTTATTATTAGGAACAGCCGGTGTTGCAGTTCTTGCAACTTCTTTATCTGCTGGATGTAATTCAAATACATTCTCTACTTATGCAGAAAACAAAAAAATGGCTACTTCTATTAACTCTGTTTATTTACAAGGATATCAAATTTATGATAGCTCATTAAGTAGTGGTGGAATGGTTGATCCATTTACCGACTCAACAGTTCCATTTTTAATGAATGTTGATTATGAAGATAAACCTGTTTATGCTAATGTAAATGGTGTAACAAAAGTTCAAACTCCTACTTTTGCAAGATATACATTAGATTTAATTGATGCAATTATTCTTGTAGTTAATGGTGAAGAAATTACTTATGATTCAGACGTTGCTGAAATCACTCCAGCTGCTGATGCAAATGGCTACTATTCAAAAGCTCTTGTATTTAAACAATCTGCAAATCAAAAATCAATTAACCACAGATCATTCTTGAACAACTTAAATCAAGCTTCACAAATGAAATTTAGAGTTAGACAAAATGTTAAATGAGTTGATCAAAATGGTAATGAAACTAAATACTCAGTTAGAGCTAAAGACTTCTATTTAGGATACTTAAGAACTGTTTTATCAGATTATAACTATAGAATGGCGAATGGTGGAACTGTTGAAGCTAACAAAATTGCATCTGAGACTACTACAAATACATCTGTAAACATGGATAACAACAAAGCTGCTTATTCAAACATTTACCTATTAGATCTTTATGACATTGACAAAAATAAATTATTAAGTGAAGAAGATTCAGTTCAAACAGTGGGTGATAGAGAATTTTACGTAATTTCATCAACTGATGTTGAGGGACATAAAGCAGCTAAATTTAAAGAATTAGCTCTTAAATTATTAACTGGATCTGCAGACTTTATCCCTGTACCATCAGAATATATTACAGAAAACAAAGAGAACCGTGAAGTTATCCAATCACAAGATCCAAAAACTACAAAAGAAAGATTAGAAGTTATTCGCGATACTTTCTTAGCTGCTAGTGGACAAGCAAAAGATGCTGGTTTCTACTGATATGGTAGAACAATGGATACTACTCTTTTTGCTGGGAAATACTACGGTAGACCATTTGATTCAAATATTTTAAAACTTCAAGTTAGATTAAACAAACACTACGCTAACCAAGAATACGCTAACGATCCAAGAAGAATTGAAATTTTTGAAAGATCATACCGTACATCCGCTGCTGATGCTGCACAATTCCAAAAAGCTCAATGAAATCAATTCTTAGCAGGATTAACTTCAACAATTCCATATACATCTTTAGATTCTGGTAATAGAAAAATCGTTGATAATGAACCTGAAAAATACGGAGTTACTTACGTTCAAGTTTTAAACAAAACAAACGCAACAAAACACTCAATTAACTCACCTATTCCTCTTTACAGTGCGTCAGCAAAATATGCAAATAATGATCCTAGTTTCAACGTAGCATTTGCTAAATTAAACTACGGTTCGTCATCTGCAAATCCAATTGAAGATATTAAAAAAGGTAGATTTGTTACTGATTTAGAAAGTTCAATTGTTGGTTATGGATCAGAGTTTAGATCTATTTTAAGTGCTGCTATTAATGTTCAATACCTAGCTACAAAAGCTAACGCACCTAGAGAAAGTATTCCATGAAACAGTATTTTCGCACAAGATTCAGACTGAAATGGTAGATCTTTAAGTGAAGGATTCTCATATGCTAGCCCAAGAGAAGCGTATAAAGAATTAAACAGTTACTTCGTTACAAACCGTCAAACAGGTGAAAGATACGTATTATTACCAAACAAAGAGAAAGACAAAGATTTAGTTGCACCTGGAGATACAGATGCAACTACAGCTGGAGCAGATGATGCGTTAAAATCAGCAGCATATGCTGAATTACAAAACAAAATGACTGATTTATTAGATGCATTTTTTGCAGAACATCCAGAAATCACAGATCAAAAAGTTGTATGATCAGATACATATAGATACTTAAACTACGACGGAAACTACGAAGGATTATTAGGATCAGTTGTAGCAGCAATTAATGGTCTTGATAAAAAAGGAAGAATTAGCTATTCAATCGTTAAACCTGAAAATGCTGATGCATGATATAAATTCTGACTTTCAGCAAAACACCTTAATCTAATGGGATGAGGATATGACTATGATAGTGTAGGATCAGGTATTGACGCGATCTCTAGAAGTCACATGGTTTGATACTTTGCCGCAATTTTAAATAACGAAGAATTTGCTGCTAAAGCTGAAAAAGCTTATCCGCAACTTGTTAAAGCTGCTAAAGCTTTCAAAGCATTCGTTGAAACAGAAGGTAAAAACTACAAAATACCAGTTTCATTTTCAGATATGACTAGATTAACAAACAGTATTATTTCTGATATTGATAGTGCTTGAAAATACCTTGAAGTAGAAGAAAATGGTACAATTCACATTTACAACGAAGAAGCAGATGAAGTTGAAACTAAAATTGAAGAAGTTAAAGCTAAAATTGAAAAAGCAACTAATGCTTTCAATGATGCAGAAAAAGCTGCAAAAATCGCTGAAAAAGAACAACTTGAAGCTAAATTAGCGGAATTAAAAGCAAAAGTTAAAGCCAGAGATGATGAAAATTACCAAGATTTAGCTACAATTACTGCTCTATTCTGAATTAACTATACAACTCAATTTGAAAATACAAAAGATTTACTTGACTTATTAGTTGAAATTAACAACTTGCTTGGTATTTCTTATGACTCAGATAACTATGCTTCAAAAGAAAGTTTTGTAAAAACAGTTATTAATCCAGGTTATGCTGTTCCTTCAACTGCAGGACAACCATTCTCATCATATGCAGATTACAAAATTAGTAATTTAACACTTGAAACAATTGAAGCTGCTAAAAACAAAAAATAA
- a CDS encoding class I tRNA ligase family protein, whose amino-acid sequence MNNSYDFKEIEKKWQEYWLENNSFEPSQDYSKPKKYILSMFPYPSGKIHMGHVRNYSITDAMARYYRRRGFNVLHPFGWDAFGLPAENAAIKNQVHPRMWTYSNIDSMNDEFKKLGLSFAWNYECITADPIYTRWEQFIFLKMFEKGLIYRKEASLNYCEVDKTVLANEQVINNLCWRCDTPVVQKQMNQYYLKITDYAEELLQDLNQLEGHWPQQVITMQRNWIGKKEGYEFKLSVHTGDNQTFDVSIFEDDIAQISNTQYLALNVNSPLAKHLRTNDSQIEASAQKIISNINSKVFNEKLCIKTNLKVFVPFLNKEVPVLITDFASINPELDALLVSNVKERDVDFLSSNNLQIDPKINDNLKLNISKTVKYNLRDWGLSRQRYWGTPIPLIHCPHCGIVAEKESHLPILLPEKVVFDGKGNPLKTNENWLKVKCPQCGEPAMRETDTLDTFFESSWYFLRYTTPPHLRESQIFDETSINYWNEVDEYVGGIEHAILHLLYARFFTKVLADLNLVNFREPFKNLLTQGMVLKDGSKMSKSKGNTVEPSELISQYGADASRLFIFFAAPPTKELDWNDSGVNGCFKFIKKIYEKALLVNKNDDLTKVKELNFSSVEKNARRKLYLGLEKTFETFENRKNEFSFNTVVSWCMETLNAYDEVENSLLIKELLYVILNILEPFAPHVAWELSKELFDLKNLFDFSIDESALVVDEISLGVTVNGKARGEITVAKNESKDKILELAKLEVSKWLEEQEIVKEILVPNKLVNFVIKPKK is encoded by the coding sequence ATGAATAACTCATATGATTTTAAAGAAATAGAAAAAAAATGACAGGAATATTGACTAGAAAATAATTCCTTTGAACCATCACAAGATTACTCAAAACCAAAGAAATATATTCTTTCAATGTTTCCATATCCAAGTGGCAAGATCCACATGGGACACGTCCGTAATTATTCAATTACCGATGCAATGGCTCGTTATTACCGTCGTCGTGGTTTTAATGTTTTACATCCATTTGGTTGAGATGCTTTTGGCTTACCTGCTGAAAATGCTGCAATTAAAAATCAAGTACATCCACGTATGTGAACATACTCAAATATTGATTCAATGAATGATGAATTTAAAAAACTAGGTCTTTCTTTTGCATGAAATTACGAATGTATTACTGCCGATCCAATTTACACACGTTGAGAACAATTTATTTTCTTAAAAATGTTCGAAAAAGGACTTATTTATCGTAAAGAAGCAAGCTTAAATTATTGTGAAGTTGACAAAACTGTTCTAGCTAATGAACAAGTTATTAATAATCTTTGTTGACGTTGCGATACTCCTGTTGTACAAAAACAAATGAACCAATATTATTTAAAAATTACTGATTATGCTGAAGAGTTATTGCAAGATCTTAACCAATTGGAAGGTCACTGACCACAACAGGTTATTACAATGCAACGCAACTGAATCGGTAAAAAAGAGGGATACGAATTTAAATTAAGTGTCCACACTGGGGACAATCAAACTTTTGATGTATCAATTTTTGAAGACGACATTGCTCAAATTAGCAATACACAGTATCTTGCTTTAAATGTTAACAGTCCACTTGCAAAACATTTACGTACAAATGACTCACAAATTGAAGCTAGTGCACAAAAAATCATTTCGAATATCAATTCAAAAGTATTCAATGAAAAATTATGTATTAAAACTAATTTAAAAGTATTTGTCCCTTTCTTAAACAAAGAAGTCCCAGTTTTAATCACCGATTTTGCTTCAATTAATCCTGAATTAGATGCTTTATTAGTTTCAAATGTCAAAGAGCGTGATGTTGATTTTTTAAGTTCAAACAATTTGCAAATCGATCCAAAAATAAATGACAATTTAAAGTTAAACATCTCTAAAACAGTTAAATATAACCTTAGAGACTGGGGACTATCAAGACAACGTTATTGAGGGACACCTATTCCTTTGATACACTGTCCACACTGTGGTATTGTTGCTGAAAAAGAGTCACACTTACCTATTTTACTACCTGAAAAAGTCGTTTTTGATGGAAAAGGAAATCCACTTAAAACAAACGAAAACTGATTAAAAGTTAAGTGTCCCCAATGTGGTGAACCTGCAATGCGTGAAACAGATACATTGGACACTTTCTTTGAATCAAGTTGATATTTCTTAAGATACACCACACCACCACATTTAAGAGAATCACAAATCTTTGATGAAACATCGATTAATTATTGAAACGAGGTAGATGAGTACGTTGGTGGTATTGAGCATGCAATCCTACACTTACTTTATGCTAGATTTTTTACCAAAGTACTTGCTGATTTAAACTTAGTCAACTTTAGAGAACCATTTAAAAATCTATTGACTCAAGGAATGGTACTCAAAGACGGAAGTAAAATGTCTAAGTCAAAAGGTAACACCGTTGAACCATCTGAGTTAATTTCACAATATGGAGCTGATGCTTCAAGATTATTTATCTTTTTTGCCGCACCTCCAACTAAAGAATTAGATTGAAATGATTCTGGGGTTAATGGATGTTTTAAATTTATTAAAAAGATATACGAAAAAGCTCTTTTAGTTAATAAAAATGATGATTTAACCAAAGTTAAAGAATTAAATTTCAGTTCAGTTGAAAAAAATGCACGTAGAAAACTTTATCTTGGATTAGAAAAGACTTTTGAGACTTTCGAAAACCGTAAAAATGAGTTTTCATTTAATACTGTTGTGTCATGATGCATGGAAACTTTAAATGCGTACGATGAAGTTGAAAATTCTTTATTAATTAAAGAACTTTTATATGTAATTTTAAACATTTTAGAACCATTTGCACCACATGTTGCTTGAGAATTATCAAAGGAATTATTTGATTTAAAAAATCTTTTCGACTTTAGTATTGATGAATCGGCTCTAGTTGTGGATGAAATTAGTTTAGGTGTAACTGTTAATGGAAAAGCACGTGGTGAAATCACTGTTGCAAAAAACGAATCTAAAGATAAAATTTTGGAATTAGCAAAGTTAGAGGTTTCAAAATGATTAGAAGAACAAGAAATTGTAAAAGAAATCTTAGTACCGAATAAATTAGTAAACTTTGTTATTAAACCAAAAAAATAA